A single region of the Gossypium arboreum isolate Shixiya-1 chromosome 12, ASM2569848v2, whole genome shotgun sequence genome encodes:
- the LOC108479819 gene encoding U-box domain-containing protein 30-like, with protein sequence MPMFQPSKRDGVVVAAFDGSGDGQVLDLDTAVKDGVLGGVGGGVIGAAVGEKLDLKKMIEELDLPEIPSVFICPISLEPMQDPVTLCTGQTYERSNILKWFNLGHYTCPTTMQELWDDSVTPNRTLYHLIYTWFSQKYLLMKKRSEDVQGRVSELLQTLKKAKGQARIQALKELKQVVAAHATAMKTVVDEGGVSLISSLLGPFTSHAVGSEAIAILVNLELDSESKTNLMQPTKISLMVDMLNEGSVETKINCTRLIGKLMEEKEFRAESISSHRLLVGLMRLVKDKRHRNGIMPGLSLLRSICLHKQVMGLIVSIGAVFQLVELLPALEPDCLESALFILDTLSSLPEGKAALKDCGNTIPNMVRLLMRISESCTQYALSILWSVCKLAPEECSSVAVEAGLAAKLLLVIQSGCNPLLKQKSSELLKLCSLNYTDTIFISKCKLTRTIL encoded by the coding sequence ATGCCTATGTTTCAACCCTCAAAGAGGGATGGGGTGGTTGTTGCTGCATTTGATGGTAGTGGTGATGGGCAAGTTCTGGATCTGGATACTGCTGTTAAAGATGGGGTTTTGGGTGGCGTTGGTGGTGGAGTCATTGGTGCTGCCGTTGGTGAGAAATTGGATCTGAAGAAAATGATTGAAGAGCTTGATTTACCTGAGATTCCTTCTGTGTTTATTTGTCCCATCTCTCTTGAGCCAATGCAAGACCCTGTAACTCTTTGCACTGGCCAAACATATGAGAGGTCCAACATTCTCAAATGGTTCAATTTGGGGCACTATACTTGCCCCACTACAATGCAAGAACTCTGGGATGATTCTGTTACCCCAAATAGAACCCTTTACCATTTGATTTACACTTGGTTTTCGCAGAAATATTTGCTTATGAAGAAGAGATCCGAGGATGTACAAGGAAGGGTAAGTGAGCTTCTTCAGACCTTGAAGAAGGCTAAAGGTCAGGCCAGGATTCAAGCCTTGAAGGAGCTTAAGCAAGTTGTGGCTGCACATGCAACAGCAATGAAGACAGTGGTTGATGAAGGTGGAGTTTCTCTAATTTCATCCTTGTTAGGTCCATTTACTTCCCATGCTGTTGGTTCAGAGGCGATTGCCATTCTTGTCAATTTGGAGCTTGATTCAGAGTCCAAAACCAATTTGATGCAGCCAACAAAGATTTCGTTGATGGTAGACATGCTGAATGAAGGGTCAGTGGAGACAAAGATCAATTGTACGCGATTGATAGGGAAGTTAATGGAGGAGAAGGAATTTCGGGCTGAGAGCATCTCCAGCCATCGGCTATTGGTTGGTCTAATGCGCTTAGTGAAGGATAAGAGGCACAGGAACGGAATCATGCCTGGTCTTAGCTTGCTCAGATCTATATGCTTACATAAACAAGTCATGGGTTTGATTGTGAGTATTGGCGCCGTTTTTCAATTGGTTGAATTGTTACCTGCTTTGGAACCTGATTGCCTGGAATCAGCCCTTTTCATATTGGACACGTTATCATCACTACCAGAAGGCAAAGCAGCATTGAAGGATTGTGGAAACACAATTCCGAATATGGTGAGGCTCTTGATGAGAATTTCAGAAAGCTGTACTCAATATGCATTGTCAATACTGTGGTCCGTATGTAAACTTGCCCCTGAGGAATGCTCCTCAGTTGCTGTAGAAGCCGGTTTGGCAGCAAAGCTGCTTCTCGTGATTCAGAGCGGTTGCAATCCTCTGTTGAAGCAAAAATCTTCGGAGCTCTTGAAGTTATGTAGCCTAAATTATACAGACACCATCTTTATTTCAAAGTGCAAGCTCACAAGGACAATCCTATGA